From the Halorubellus sp. JP-L1 genome, one window contains:
- a CDS encoding alcohol dehydrogenase catalytic domain-containing protein, with protein MRTAAVLTAYDEPLTVTDVESVTPSANGIVVETDACGICRSDWHAWKGHWPSVPTDDHILGHEPAGTVTAVGDDVENFSVGDDVGIPFNVACGHCGNCWSGDSHLCSDGLSLGFTGELPGAFASEFAIPNADFNAVHLPDGMTAVEMAGLGCRFATAFHGLAHKADVHAGDWLAVHGCGGIGLSAVNIGAALGANVVAVDLDEDALDLAKQVGATATVTADETDVPKAVQDVTDGGADVSVDALGIAETCRNSVDSLGEQGQHVQVGMTTDDEAGEIALPVDAMVGAELEFVGVKGMPPNRYPELFRMIAGDKLAPADLVTNEVGLSDVSDRLASMDDYGTLGMEVVTEF; from the coding sequence ATGCGAACAGCAGCAGTCCTCACTGCGTACGACGAACCACTGACGGTGACGGACGTCGAATCCGTGACCCCGAGCGCGAACGGCATCGTCGTCGAAACCGACGCCTGCGGTATCTGTCGCAGCGACTGGCACGCCTGGAAGGGACACTGGCCGTCCGTCCCGACCGACGATCACATCCTCGGCCACGAGCCCGCGGGAACCGTAACCGCCGTCGGCGACGACGTCGAGAACTTTTCGGTCGGCGACGACGTCGGCATCCCGTTCAACGTCGCGTGCGGGCACTGCGGTAACTGTTGGTCGGGCGACTCGCACCTCTGCTCGGACGGGCTGAGCCTCGGCTTCACGGGCGAGCTCCCCGGTGCGTTCGCCTCCGAGTTCGCCATCCCCAACGCGGACTTCAACGCCGTCCACCTCCCGGACGGCATGACCGCCGTCGAGATGGCCGGTCTCGGCTGTCGCTTCGCGACGGCGTTCCACGGGCTCGCGCACAAGGCGGACGTACACGCGGGCGACTGGCTCGCCGTACACGGCTGCGGCGGTATCGGCCTCTCCGCGGTCAACATCGGCGCCGCACTCGGCGCGAATGTCGTTGCCGTGGACCTGGACGAAGACGCTCTCGACCTCGCCAAGCAGGTCGGTGCGACGGCGACGGTGACGGCCGACGAGACGGACGTACCGAAGGCAGTACAGGACGTCACGGACGGCGGGGCGGACGTCTCCGTCGACGCACTCGGCATCGCGGAGACGTGCCGGAACTCCGTCGACTCCCTCGGAGAGCAGGGCCAGCACGTACAGGTGGGGATGACGACCGACGACGAAGCCGGCGAGATAGCGCTCCCAGTGGACGCGATGGTCGGCGCGGAACTGGAGTTCGTCGGCGTCAAGGGCATGCCACCGAATCGCTACCCGGAACTGTTCCGGATGATCGCCGGCGACAAGCTCGCGCCCGCGGACCTCGTCACGAACGAGGTGGGTCTCTCGGATGTCTCGGACCGGCTCGCGTCGATGGACGACTACGGCACGCTCGGGATGGAAGTCGTCACCGAGTTCTGA
- a CDS encoding CoA-acylating methylmalonate-semialdehyde dehydrogenase, with protein sequence MIPKTLGENSEVQNYVDGAWQTPSSAEGQPVVNPATREELAYLRYSRRDDLDAAVAASNEAFESWRSTAVEERVQPLFRLKQLLDENIEELTELLVMEHGKTRAEARGEIRRGIQNVETACGIPTMMQAGNLPHAAPNIDETAVREPLGTFVGITPFNFPVMISLWFLPHAVATGNSFILKPSEQDPLVTQRIYELVDEAGFPDGVVQLVHGGPDTVNAMLEHDGIEGVSFVGSTPIARHIYETAAEHGKRVQAQGGAKNHIIVTESADIDYAAEKTVTSACACAGERCLSNDVMVIEESVYDEFADALEAKTREQTVGYGLDDGVDIGAIISDDHLETVRGYIESGVEEGAELLVDGREVTVDDYDGTFIGPTLFGEVTPDMTIAREEHFGPIMGLVRVADFDEAVDVVNRSEFGNAASLFTDSGHKANRFKHEVEAGNLGVNLGTAAPMAYFSFGGRKDSFFGDLHAQGQDMVNFYTDKMSYIERWPDQS encoded by the coding sequence GTGATACCTAAGACACTAGGCGAGAACAGCGAGGTACAGAACTACGTAGACGGTGCGTGGCAGACGCCGTCGAGCGCGGAGGGACAACCGGTCGTCAACCCGGCTACAAGGGAGGAACTGGCGTATCTCCGGTATAGTAGAAGGGACGACCTCGACGCTGCGGTGGCGGCGAGCAACGAGGCCTTCGAGAGTTGGCGGTCGACCGCCGTCGAGGAGCGTGTCCAGCCGCTGTTCCGCCTGAAGCAATTGCTCGACGAGAACATCGAGGAGCTCACGGAGCTGCTCGTGATGGAACACGGCAAGACGCGCGCCGAGGCGCGCGGCGAGATCCGCCGGGGCATCCAGAACGTCGAGACGGCCTGTGGCATCCCGACGATGATGCAAGCCGGGAACCTCCCGCACGCCGCCCCGAACATCGACGAGACGGCCGTCCGCGAGCCGCTCGGGACGTTCGTCGGCATCACGCCGTTCAACTTCCCCGTGATGATCTCGTTGTGGTTCCTGCCCCACGCCGTCGCCACCGGGAACAGCTTCATCCTGAAGCCCAGCGAGCAGGACCCGCTCGTCACCCAGCGCATCTACGAACTCGTCGACGAAGCCGGGTTCCCGGACGGCGTCGTCCAGCTCGTCCACGGCGGCCCCGACACCGTCAACGCGATGCTCGAACACGACGGCATCGAGGGCGTCTCGTTCGTCGGGAGCACGCCGATTGCGCGCCACATCTACGAGACGGCCGCCGAACACGGCAAGCGCGTGCAGGCCCAGGGTGGCGCGAAGAACCACATCATCGTCACCGAGAGCGCCGACATCGACTACGCTGCGGAGAAGACCGTGACGTCGGCGTGTGCGTGCGCCGGCGAGCGCTGTCTCTCGAACGACGTGATGGTCATCGAGGAAAGCGTCTACGACGAGTTCGCCGACGCGCTAGAGGCGAAGACCCGCGAGCAGACCGTCGGCTACGGGCTGGACGACGGGGTCGACATCGGCGCTATCATCAGCGACGATCACCTGGAGACCGTCCGCGGGTACATCGAGTCCGGCGTCGAAGAAGGCGCGGAACTGCTCGTCGACGGCCGCGAGGTCACCGTCGACGACTACGACGGGACGTTCATCGGGCCGACCCTGTTCGGCGAGGTCACGCCCGACATGACGATCGCTCGCGAGGAACACTTCGGCCCCATCATGGGTCTCGTTCGCGTCGCGGACTTCGACGAGGCCGTGGACGTCGTGAACCGGAGCGAGTTCGGGAACGCCGCGAGCCTGTTCACGGACAGCGGCCACAAGGCCAACCGCTTCAAGCACGAGGTCGAGGCCGGGAACCTCGGCGTCAACCTCGGGACCGCCGCCCCGATGGCGTACTTCTCGTTCGGCGGCCGGAAGGACTCGTTCTTCGGCGACCTGCACGCGCAGGGCCAGGACATGGTCAACTTCTACACCGACAAGATGAGCTACATCGAGCGGTGGCCCGACCAGTCCTAG
- a CDS encoding ABC transporter ATP-binding protein, giving the protein MSMETPTRRNEQETLLSVDSLDVKFEVTDGIIHALRDVSLAVEKGETVGLAGESGSGKSTLALAIVRYLDGNGWVDDGSITFEDTDLLSASKRELRSIRGKRIAHVAQNPARSLNPSMTIGAQIRETIELHQDVESDEEGTRRVHEVLEQVNLPNPEGIADRYPHELSGGQQQRALLAIGLSCNPDLLILDEPTTGLDVTTQAKFLDLVEDLKAEYDAGILLITHNLGVISEIADRVNILYAGEMVEKGPVEEVFRSPANPYTQALLATTPEIGKDKEVKPIPGRIPELDAVPDGCIFADRCEFATDSCRSGKIGMETVDAEREHESRCLHWQDVLDNPIDVPEKTASKRSRGEPILQIDDLSKYYDEGGFVKNLFGDHDPVKAVNGVSLDVHESEAVGLVGESGCGKSTLGRTILKLHEVTNGRIEYEGKDIDSLSKQELNEFRSACQIIFQDPEASLNPNRTVLQILERPLKLFTDKSAEERRARSEELLTQVNLGSDIVDKKPHELSGGQQQRVAIARAFAADPELIVLDEPVSSLDVSVQASILNLLEDLCEEYGTSYLLISHDLSVIEAICDRVAVMYLGEIIESGSTEQIFKPPYHPYTRALLSSIPTLDPYEEKSRVRLEGDVPNARNPPSGCSFNTRCPQKIGEVCETDDPELEDMDGGHCVSCHLSEEEMSDPLDADLDEA; this is encoded by the coding sequence ATGAGTATGGAGACTCCGACCCGACGCAACGAGCAGGAAACGCTCCTCAGTGTCGACTCCCTCGACGTGAAGTTCGAGGTCACTGACGGTATCATTCACGCGCTCCGCGACGTGTCACTCGCCGTCGAGAAAGGCGAGACAGTCGGGCTGGCCGGTGAGAGCGGGAGCGGGAAGAGTACGCTCGCGCTCGCTATCGTCCGATACCTCGATGGGAACGGGTGGGTCGACGACGGCTCGATCACGTTCGAGGACACTGACCTGCTCTCGGCGTCGAAGCGCGAACTGCGCTCGATTCGAGGGAAGCGGATCGCGCACGTCGCGCAGAACCCTGCGCGGTCGCTGAACCCGAGCATGACCATTGGCGCGCAGATCCGCGAGACCATTGAGCTCCACCAGGATGTCGAGAGCGACGAGGAGGGTACGCGTCGCGTCCACGAGGTACTGGAGCAGGTGAATCTGCCGAACCCCGAGGGCATCGCCGATCGGTACCCACACGAGCTCTCGGGCGGCCAACAACAGCGGGCGCTACTGGCGATCGGCCTCTCGTGTAACCCGGACCTGCTCATCCTCGACGAGCCGACGACCGGTCTGGACGTGACGACACAAGCGAAGTTTCTCGACCTCGTCGAGGACCTCAAGGCCGAATACGACGCTGGCATCCTCCTGATCACGCACAACCTGGGCGTCATCTCGGAGATCGCAGACCGCGTGAACATCCTCTACGCGGGCGAGATGGTCGAGAAGGGCCCGGTCGAGGAGGTGTTTCGGTCGCCCGCGAACCCATACACGCAGGCGTTGCTGGCGACGACGCCAGAGATAGGCAAGGACAAGGAAGTGAAGCCGATTCCGGGTCGAATTCCCGAACTGGACGCGGTCCCGGACGGGTGTATCTTCGCCGACCGATGCGAGTTCGCGACCGATTCCTGTCGGTCGGGCAAGATCGGGATGGAAACCGTGGACGCCGAACGCGAGCACGAATCTCGGTGTCTCCACTGGCAGGATGTCCTGGACAATCCGATCGACGTGCCTGAGAAGACGGCGTCGAAGCGTTCTCGCGGCGAGCCGATACTCCAGATCGACGACCTCAGCAAGTACTACGACGAAGGGGGCTTCGTCAAGAACCTCTTCGGCGACCACGATCCGGTCAAAGCCGTCAACGGCGTGTCGCTCGACGTCCACGAGAGCGAAGCCGTTGGACTGGTCGGCGAGAGTGGCTGCGGGAAGAGCACGCTCGGCCGCACGATATTGAAGCTCCACGAGGTGACGAACGGCCGCATCGAGTACGAGGGGAAGGACATCGATTCGCTCTCGAAGCAGGAACTCAACGAGTTCCGGTCGGCGTGCCAGATCATCTTCCAGGATCCCGAAGCGAGTCTGAACCCCAACCGGACGGTCCTGCAGATACTGGAACGACCACTCAAGCTGTTCACCGACAAGTCGGCCGAGGAGCGCCGGGCTCGCTCGGAGGAACTGCTTACGCAGGTGAACCTCGGGAGCGACATCGTCGACAAGAAGCCCCACGAGCTCTCCGGCGGGCAACAGCAGCGCGTGGCGATCGCGCGTGCGTTCGCTGCCGACCCGGAGCTGATCGTGCTGGACGAACCGGTGTCGTCGCTGGACGTCAGCGTGCAGGCGAGCATCCTCAATCTGCTCGAGGACCTCTGTGAGGAGTACGGGACGTCGTATCTGCTCATCAGTCACGACCTGAGCGTCATCGAGGCGATCTGCGACCGCGTGGCGGTGATGTACCTCGGTGAAATCATCGAATCGGGGTCGACCGAGCAGATATTCAAGCCGCCGTACCATCCGTACACGCGTGCGTTGCTCTCGAGCATTCCGACGCTCGACCCGTACGAGGAGAAGTCTCGCGTTCGACTCGAGGGCGACGTGCCGAACGCGCGGAACCCGCCGAGTGGGTGCTCGTTCAACACGCGCTGTCCGCAGAAGATCGGCGAGGTGTGCGAGACCGACGACCCCGAGCTCGAAGACATGGACGGCGGTCACTGCGTGAGTTGTCACCTCAGCGAGGAGGAGATGAGCGACCCGCTCGACGCCGACCTCGACGAGGCGTAG
- a CDS encoding ABC transporter substrate-binding protein yields the protein MPQGDTDTTIGTDRRSVLKLGATLGTLGVTGLAGCMGNNDGGGDGGDGGDGDATIQDADEDGTDTEEPSSLPRGGTFVVGAAQGVQTMSPFRGFLADYLIAETMYDRLTRVDQSLEVHPNLATDWEVNDDYTVWTFNLREDATFSNTDGTTMTAEDVKASYDYLTSEDYSGSASSLSGVKSLSVVDETTVEITLNNPDLDFTKRISETGGAFFIVPKEVLEDDPSRLEDTDHGTGPLELDTWNQKNDITFTANDDYHLEGVDGDPLPYFDKLEWNILSDNIQRANSLSDGSIDAMSRTSPNVAGRVSGNATLVKKTSGLQYPIILNTTVEPLDNPKVRKAIKYALDREEILEAVSPEGVLGHHSGVTPVHTEYNDDLDVGDTFGKTANVEKANELLSEAGYGDGLEMKTFHYDDGVPAKEVIAQLFQQQMQQIGIEFEINRLTEEKWLSDYWNQDDVWYISNYSTRVLGITVPQLALRSEGPWNEANWSNDAYDEAYERAANATSEEAKLEAMNEMQRINHQEGAWVGTFHPKLYGGYKDYVKNYDMYPTYIKDFISQCAVDK from the coding sequence ATGCCACAGGGAGACACGGATACGACTATCGGGACGGACAGGCGGTCGGTACTCAAGCTCGGCGCCACCCTCGGGACACTCGGCGTCACCGGACTCGCCGGCTGCATGGGTAACAACGACGGGGGCGGCGACGGCGGCGATGGTGGCGACGGCGACGCCACCATTCAGGACGCCGACGAGGACGGTACCGATACGGAGGAGCCATCGTCGCTGCCGCGCGGCGGCACGTTCGTCGTCGGCGCCGCACAGGGCGTCCAGACGATGTCGCCCTTCCGCGGCTTCCTCGCGGACTACCTCATCGCCGAGACGATGTACGACCGCCTCACTCGCGTCGACCAATCGTTGGAGGTGCACCCGAACCTCGCGACGGACTGGGAGGTCAACGACGACTACACCGTCTGGACGTTCAACCTGCGGGAGGACGCGACGTTCAGCAACACGGACGGCACGACGATGACCGCCGAAGACGTGAAAGCCTCGTACGACTACCTCACGTCCGAGGACTACTCCGGGTCGGCGTCGAGCCTGAGCGGCGTGAAATCCCTCTCCGTCGTCGACGAAACGACGGTCGAAATCACGCTCAACAACCCCGACCTGGACTTCACGAAGCGCATCTCCGAGACCGGCGGGGCGTTCTTCATTGTACCGAAAGAGGTGCTCGAAGACGACCCGTCCAGGCTCGAGGACACCGACCACGGGACGGGACCGCTCGAACTGGACACCTGGAACCAGAAGAACGACATCACGTTCACCGCGAACGACGACTACCACCTCGAGGGCGTCGACGGCGACCCACTCCCGTACTTCGACAAACTGGAGTGGAACATCCTCTCGGACAACATCCAGCGCGCGAACTCGCTGTCCGACGGGAGCATCGACGCGATGAGTCGTACCTCCCCGAACGTCGCCGGGCGAGTGTCGGGGAACGCAACCCTCGTCAAGAAGACGTCGGGGCTCCAGTACCCGATCATCCTGAACACGACGGTCGAACCGCTCGACAACCCGAAGGTCCGCAAGGCCATCAAGTACGCGCTGGACCGGGAAGAGATCCTGGAGGCGGTCTCCCCGGAGGGCGTCCTCGGCCACCACTCGGGGGTCACGCCAGTCCACACGGAGTACAACGACGACCTGGACGTCGGCGACACCTTCGGCAAGACCGCGAACGTCGAGAAAGCGAATGAACTCCTGTCCGAGGCCGGATACGGAGACGGCCTCGAGATGAAGACCTTCCACTACGACGACGGCGTGCCCGCGAAGGAGGTCATCGCACAGCTCTTCCAGCAGCAGATGCAGCAGATCGGCATCGAGTTCGAAATCAACCGGCTCACCGAGGAGAAGTGGCTGTCCGACTACTGGAACCAGGATGACGTCTGGTACATCTCGAACTACTCGACGCGCGTCCTCGGTATCACGGTTCCGCAGCTCGCCCTCCGGTCCGAAGGCCCGTGGAACGAAGCGAACTGGAGCAACGACGCCTACGACGAAGCGTACGAACGGGCGGCGAACGCGACCAGCGAAGAAGCGAAGTTGGAAGCGATGAACGAGATGCAGCGCATCAACCACCAGGAGGGCGCGTGGGTTGGCACGTTCCACCCCAAGCTCTACGGTGGATACAAGGACTACGTGAAGAACTACGACATGTACCCGACGTACATCAAGGACTTCATCAGCCAGTGCGCGGTGGATAAATAA
- a CDS encoding mandelate racemase/muconate lactonizing enzyme family protein translates to MEQPTDSMEITDINSYHIDYEMDAPFEPSWYPGFEQHVHKVQLYEVETDAGISGITSVTGDAARVDSLDLAREYLVGEDPRHIEQRLDDLDSLNSYGPRPWHFEIAFWDIKGKEVGKPIHELLGGDSEPIPAYASSGELRPVDERLEWVADRVDEGFEAIKLRFHSDDMGDDLAVARAVRDEYPDLTIMVDLNMGWSFAHPGGGTWTFDDALSVARELEDVGNIGWLEEPFNQLNYEALARLREKTDIPIAGGEFNNGVHQFREFVDHDALDVLQPDVMLSAGISKTKLIAGVAEMHGLQFAPHTWNDGIGFAANVQLLACTNPSWCEYPIEPPGWSLDTRDFLLEEPLTAEDGAVVPPTDPGLGIDLDWDLVDELAESTA, encoded by the coding sequence TTGGAGCAACCGACAGATAGCATGGAGATCACGGACATCAACTCCTACCACATCGACTACGAGATGGACGCGCCGTTCGAACCGTCGTGGTATCCCGGGTTCGAACAACACGTCCACAAAGTACAGCTCTACGAGGTCGAGACCGACGCTGGAATCAGCGGCATCACGTCCGTCACCGGCGACGCGGCGCGCGTCGATTCCCTCGACCTCGCTCGGGAGTATCTCGTCGGGGAGGACCCTCGACACATCGAGCAACGACTCGACGACCTCGACTCGCTGAACTCGTACGGCCCGCGCCCGTGGCACTTCGAGATCGCGTTCTGGGACATCAAGGGCAAGGAGGTCGGAAAGCCCATCCACGAACTGCTCGGTGGGGACAGCGAGCCGATTCCCGCGTACGCGTCCAGCGGCGAACTCCGCCCCGTCGACGAACGCCTCGAGTGGGTCGCCGACCGCGTCGACGAGGGGTTCGAGGCGATCAAGCTACGATTCCACTCAGACGACATGGGCGACGACCTCGCCGTCGCCCGCGCCGTCAGGGACGAGTATCCAGATCTGACGATTATGGTCGACCTCAACATGGGCTGGAGTTTCGCCCATCCCGGCGGTGGCACGTGGACGTTCGACGACGCGCTCTCGGTCGCGCGCGAACTCGAGGACGTCGGGAACATCGGGTGGCTCGAAGAGCCGTTCAATCAACTGAACTACGAGGCACTCGCTCGCCTCCGCGAGAAGACCGACATTCCGATCGCGGGCGGCGAGTTCAACAACGGCGTCCACCAGTTCCGGGAGTTCGTCGACCACGACGCACTCGACGTCCTGCAGCCTGACGTGATGCTCAGTGCAGGCATCTCGAAGACGAAGCTCATCGCGGGGGTCGCGGAGATGCACGGGCTCCAGTTTGCGCCGCACACGTGGAACGACGGCATCGGGTTCGCCGCGAACGTGCAGTTGCTCGCCTGCACGAACCCGAGCTGGTGCGAGTACCCGATCGAGCCGCCGGGCTGGTCGCTGGACACGCGTGACTTCCTGCTCGAAGAACCGCTCACCGCGGAGGATGGCGCCGTGGTCCCGCCGACCGACCCGGGACTCGGCATCGACCTCGACTGGGACCTCGTCGACGAACTGGCAGAATCGACGGCCTGA
- a CDS encoding ABC transporter permease gives MNYLYLVKRTAIALLSVFIVVSVVFGITTLLPGSAANIVLGTEATEQSIQQVNEELGLDRPLPVQYVDFVGGVMTGDFGESLISGQPVMEMVWPRLLRTLQLAAVAMLISVVVAIPLGILAASERDTIVDHVVTSGSYVGLSIPSFVSATLLLLFLTTPPLELFPKGGFVPISEGMIPWLHHLLLPAIAMNTIILAYILRQTRSSMVETLESDYIRTARLKGVAERNVLFKHGLRNGLLPTVTVLALNFGWMMGSVVIIEQIFAFPGMGELIVQAIDNRDLPVIQAGILVPTIAFIFANFAADVIYTMLDPRISLGDE, from the coding sequence ATGAACTACCTCTACCTGGTGAAGCGAACGGCAATCGCGCTCCTCTCGGTGTTCATCGTCGTGTCCGTCGTCTTCGGCATCACGACCCTCCTTCCCGGGAGCGCCGCGAACATCGTGCTCGGGACGGAAGCAACCGAGCAATCGATACAACAAGTCAACGAGGAACTCGGACTGGACCGGCCGCTCCCAGTCCAGTACGTCGACTTCGTCGGTGGCGTCATGACCGGGGACTTCGGAGAGAGCCTCATCTCCGGGCAACCCGTCATGGAGATGGTGTGGCCGCGGCTCCTGCGGACGCTCCAGCTCGCCGCCGTCGCGATGCTCATCTCGGTCGTCGTCGCAATCCCGCTCGGCATCCTCGCCGCGTCGGAGCGTGACACCATCGTCGACCACGTGGTAACCAGCGGGTCGTACGTCGGACTGAGCATCCCGTCGTTCGTCAGCGCGACGTTGCTGTTGTTGTTCCTGACGACGCCACCATTGGAGCTGTTCCCCAAGGGCGGGTTCGTCCCGATCAGCGAAGGGATGATACCGTGGCTCCATCACCTCCTCTTGCCAGCGATCGCGATGAACACCATCATCCTCGCGTACATCCTGCGGCAGACGCGGTCGTCGATGGTGGAGACGCTCGAATCGGACTACATCCGGACGGCGCGACTCAAGGGCGTCGCCGAACGGAACGTCCTCTTCAAGCACGGCCTCCGGAACGGACTGTTGCCGACCGTCACCGTACTCGCGTTGAACTTCGGATGGATGATGGGGAGCGTCGTGATCATCGAACAGATCTTCGCGTTCCCGGGCATGGGCGAACTCATCGTGCAAGCGATCGACAACCGGGACCTGCCGGTCATCCAGGCCGGAATCCTCGTGCCGACGATCGCGTTCATCTTCGCGAACTTCGCCGCGGACGTGATATACACAATGCTCGACCCACGCATCAGTCTGGGGGACGAATAG
- a CDS encoding ABC transporter permease, with translation MATDTSSTTDSSGFELPPIVEALLENRRILVGLSILLPIVAVAILGDIITPYDPTQTHVADRYAGPGGKFLLGTDHLGRDLLSRVILGGRTSLLLGFGATALALVLGVPIGLTAGYAKGRVDEVLMRSMDIIMSVPTLLLGLLILVVLPSNILNVVMAIGVVYAPRIARVTRSATLSVSEEEYVMAAKARGESSPYILFREILPNVTSPIVVEGSVRVGYAIMIGTSLSFLGLGAGPPNPDWGFMISTARDHIYQTPWFLIWPSVALLLTVMSTNLIGDGLRDVLDPRETGDHS, from the coding sequence ATGGCGACGGATACCTCTAGCACAACCGACTCGAGCGGGTTCGAACTCCCGCCGATAGTCGAGGCACTCCTGGAGAACCGCCGTATCCTCGTCGGACTGTCGATCCTGCTCCCGATCGTCGCCGTCGCCATCCTCGGGGATATCATCACCCCGTACGACCCGACGCAGACGCACGTGGCCGACCGGTACGCGGGTCCCGGCGGGAAGTTCCTCCTCGGAACCGACCATCTCGGCCGCGACCTGCTGTCGCGAGTTATCCTCGGCGGTCGAACCAGCCTCCTGCTCGGATTCGGCGCGACGGCGCTCGCGCTCGTCTTGGGCGTCCCGATCGGGCTGACTGCTGGATACGCGAAGGGTCGGGTCGACGAGGTCCTGATGCGGAGCATGGACATCATCATGAGCGTGCCGACGCTCTTGCTCGGCCTGCTCATCCTCGTCGTCCTCCCCTCGAACATCCTGAACGTCGTGATGGCCATCGGCGTCGTATACGCGCCACGCATCGCTCGCGTGACGCGCTCGGCGACGCTCTCGGTCAGCGAAGAGGAGTACGTCATGGCCGCGAAGGCGCGCGGCGAATCGAGTCCGTACATCCTCTTCCGGGAGATCCTCCCGAACGTCACCAGCCCCATCGTCGTCGAGGGGTCGGTGCGCGTCGGGTACGCGATCATGATCGGGACGTCGCTGTCCTTCCTCGGTCTCGGTGCTGGACCGCCGAACCCGGACTGGGGGTTCATGATCTCGACGGCACGAGACCACATCTATCAGACGCCGTGGTTCCTCATCTGGCCCAGCGTTGCGCTGTTACTGACTGTGATGTCGACGAACCTCATCGGCGACGGCTTGCGTGACGTCCTCGACCCGCGCGAAACGGGTGATCACTCATGA
- the aldA gene encoding aldehyde dehydrogenase yields the protein MVETVRTSHYIDGTWRTGTPTIDVSNPATEETIATIPSADEALVEEALSAAQSAQDEWGAMPGVERAEVIRDIGAVIEDHVEDVGDVLMAEQGKPRSAAHGEVTGTLTLADYTAGWGRRIEGDIVPSDNRDEQIQLQRHPMGVVAAIIPWNYPIAVLMRKILPALIAGNAVVVKPSSTTPLATIRVFELLDEELDLPDGLVNLVLGGSTVGDALVTAPDTDMVTMTGSTSVGKKIMEAAAQNLTPVSLELGGKAPAIVAADADVDAAVEDILTARITNAGQVCTCAERVFVHEDVAEEFTDKYVAATDALELGPPESDPEMGPQVTQGELDWTHQSVEAAVESGAALLAGGEPLSGGDFERGFWYPPTVLGDVDPSMDVVEQEVFGPVTPIVTVESVEQAVVYANRSRYGLSSYVFTEDYQTAMRTVEDLDYGETYVNRTLGEAWQGHHIGWNDSGMGGDDGKYGVLKYTQIKSVYHDYS from the coding sequence ATGGTGGAGACAGTCCGCACCAGTCACTACATCGACGGCACGTGGCGAACAGGCACGCCAACGATCGACGTCTCGAACCCGGCGACCGAGGAGACAATCGCGACGATTCCAAGTGCGGACGAGGCACTCGTCGAGGAAGCGCTCTCGGCCGCACAGTCCGCACAGGACGAGTGGGGGGCGATGCCTGGCGTCGAGCGCGCGGAGGTCATCCGCGACATCGGCGCAGTCATCGAGGACCACGTCGAGGACGTCGGCGACGTCCTGATGGCCGAACAGGGCAAGCCGAGAAGCGCGGCCCACGGCGAGGTCACGGGAACGCTCACGCTCGCGGACTACACCGCGGGCTGGGGTCGCCGCATCGAGGGCGACATCGTCCCGAGCGACAACCGCGACGAGCAGATCCAACTCCAGCGCCACCCGATGGGCGTCGTCGCCGCCATCATCCCGTGGAACTACCCCATCGCAGTGCTGATGCGGAAGATACTCCCCGCGCTCATCGCCGGGAACGCCGTCGTCGTCAAGCCCAGTTCGACCACGCCGCTGGCGACGATACGCGTCTTCGAACTCCTCGACGAGGAACTCGACCTGCCGGACGGCCTAGTGAACCTCGTCCTCGGTGGGAGCACGGTCGGCGATGCGTTGGTCACCGCCCCCGACACGGACATGGTGACGATGACGGGGTCCACGAGCGTTGGCAAGAAAATCATGGAGGCCGCCGCGCAGAACCTCACGCCCGTCTCGCTGGAGCTCGGCGGAAAAGCGCCCGCTATCGTCGCCGCGGACGCCGACGTCGACGCCGCCGTCGAAGACATCCTCACGGCTCGCATCACGAACGCCGGTCAGGTCTGTACGTGCGCCGAACGCGTCTTCGTCCACGAGGACGTCGCCGAGGAGTTCACCGACAAGTACGTCGCGGCGACGGACGCGCTCGAACTCGGGCCGCCGGAGAGCGACCCCGAAATGGGGCCGCAGGTGACACAGGGCGAACTGGACTGGACGCACCAGTCAGTCGAGGCAGCCGTCGAGAGCGGGGCGGCACTCCTCGCCGGCGGCGAGCCGCTCTCGGGTGGCGACTTCGAGCGCGGATTCTGGTATCCGCCGACGGTGCTCGGCGACGTCGACCCGTCGATGGACGTCGTCGAGCAGGAGGTCTTCGGTCCGGTGACGCCGATAGTAACCGTCGAGTCCGTCGAGCAGGCCGTCGTGTACGCGAACCGGTCCCGGTACGGGCTCTCGTCGTACGTGTTCACCGAGGACTACCAGACGGCGATGCGGACGGTTGAGGACCTCGACTACGGCGAGACCTACGTGAATCGGACGCTCGGCGAGGCGTGGCAGGGCCACCACATCGGGTGGAACGACTCCGGGATGGGCGGCGACGACGGCAAGTACGGCGTCCTGAAGTACACGCAAATTAAGAGCGTCTACCACGACTACAGCTAA